GCTGGAGCAACGGCATCTCCGACCAGGCCCTGGCGCAGCGCCAGGCCGAGGACGCCGCCGAGCGTCAGGCCTGGCAGCAGACCCTCAAGGCGCGTGGCTGGGAGCAGGGCCTGGGCGCGGAGGCCAGCCAGCAGGATCGCAGCGACTATGCCCTGGGCATGGCCCGCGACGCGGCGGCCGCGCAGCGGGTCTACCAGGGCAGCCTGGTCAAGGCCGGGGCCGGCTGGCTGGAGCTGAGCGGCGACAGCAGCTACCGCGGCCCGACCCGGGTCGACGGCGGCTTGCTGGTGGTCAACGGCAGCCTGCAATCGGCGGTGACGGTCAACGCCGCGGGTACCCTGGGTGGCAGCGGCCGGGTGGCGGCGCTGACCGCCAGCGCCGGCGGCGTGGTGGCCCCGGGCAATTCCATCGGCACCCTGAATGTCGCCGGCAACCTGGACTTGCAGCCGGGCTCGACCTACCGGGTGGAGCTCTCGCCCACGGCCAGCGACCGCCTGCTGGTGGGCGGCCAGGCCCGTGTCGCTGGCGCCAACCTGAGCCTGGTTGCCGAGGCGCGCCCGAACCTGTTGGCCGCAGGCCCGGTCGCCAGCCTGGTGGGGCGCCAGTTCGACATCCTGCAGGCGGCGGGTGGCGTCGATGGCCGCTTCGCCCAGGTGCAGTCCGGCTACCTGTTCCTCGGCACCATGCTCGATTACTCGGCCAACGGCGTGCAACTGGGCCTGGCCCGCAGCGCCGCGACCTTCGACAGTGTCGGCGCCACGGCCAACCAGCGCGCCAGCGGCGGCGCGGTGGAGCGGCTGGGGCCGGGCAACCCGGTGTACGAAAGCCTGCTGCTGTCGACCTCGCTGGACCAGGCCCGGGACGGCCTGCGGCAGTTGGCCGGGGAGATCTACCCGGCGCTGGACTCGATGCTGCTCAGCCAGGGCGCGGTGCTGCGCGAGGCCTTGGGCGAGCGTGTGCAAGCGGATGCCTTGCAAGCCAACACAACATCGAGCGAGACGGGGGCGTCGCAGCTCTGGCTCAAGGGCCTGGGCAGCTGGGGGCGCATCGAGGGCGTGCAGGGCACCGAGTCCTACACCAGTTCCCTCGGCGGCCTGCTGCTGGGCCTGGACCGTGACCTCGACGCGCAAACCCGCGCCGGCCTGGCTGCCGGCTACAGCGACAGCTCCCTGGGCATGGGCGCCAGCCACTCGCGGGCAACGGTCGACAGCTACCACCTGGGCGGCTATGTGCGCCACGACATCGACCAACTGCGCCTGAGCCTGGGCGGCAGCTACAGCTGGCACCGCGCCGAGGTGCGCCGCGACCTGGCCTACGCCGAGGTCTCCGGCCGCCAGCGCGCGCGGGTCGATGCGCGCAGCCAGCAGTTGTTCGCCGAGGCGGCCTATCGCCTGGCGTTACCGGCGGTGCAGTTGGAGCCCTTCGCCAACCTGACCTACCAGCACCTGCAGCGCGACGGCTTCCATGAAAAGGGCGACGCCGCGGCGCTGCATGCCGGCGATGAGCAGCGCGATGCCTGGCTCAGCACCTTGGGCCTGCGTGGCCGCCAGCAATGGCAGCTGGGCCCGCAGCAAGACCTGCAACTGGCGGCCAGCCTGGGCTGGCAACACCGCCTGAGCGGCACCCAGGACAGCGAGCACCTGGCCTTCGCCGGCAGCGACCAGGCGTTTCGGGTGCACACCGCGCCGGCCCTGCGCGATGCCGCGCTGGTGGGGCTGCAGGCACGCCTGGGCTTGGCCCGCGACCTGGACCTGAGCCTGGACTATCAGGGGCGCCTGGCCAGCCGTGAACAACAACATGGCGCAGGGCTGAGCCTGCAATGGCGCTTCTGACGCGTCGCGCGCCTGGCAAGACGGAGTTTGACCAACGCAGTTTTCCATCCATGCAGCTAAGGAAGGTTGTAGTGAAGCAAATCAGAAAGGATGACGGTGCACGTGGGCAGGGCGGGGCGCTGGCCCCACTGGGGTGGGCGTTGCTGGGCTCGGCGGCGTTGCTGGGCACGGCCCAGGCGGCGCCCTATGTCGAGAGCGGGCGCCTGGGTGATGCCAGCAGCTGGCGCAGCAGCGAGTTCAAGGCCGACTGGGGGCTGGGGGCAATCAACGCCGACAGCGCCTATGCCGCTGGCTACAGCGGCAAGGGCGTGAAGCTGGGGATCTTCGACCAGCCGGTCTACGCCCCGCACCCCGAGTTCGCCGGCAAGGACAAGATCGTCACCTTGGTCACCAGCGGCATCCGCCAGTACACCGACCCCTACATCCCGGTGAAGGCCGGCGATGCGTTCCGCTATGACGGCAGCCCGTCGGTGGGCTCCGATGGCAAGCTCGGCTCCCATGGCACCCACGTCGGCGGCATCGCCGCCGGCAACCGTGATGGCGTCGAGATGCACGGCGTGGCCTACGCCGCGCAGATCATCAGCGCCGACAACGGCGACCCCGGCCCCGAGGACGGCATCGTCCTGGGCAACGACGGCGCGGTGTACAAGGCCGGCTGGGACAGCCTGGTGAACAGTGGCGCGCGGATCATCAACAACAGCTGGGGCATCGGTATCACCGATCGCTTCGCCAAGGGCGGGCGCAATCCGGACTTCCCGCATTTCACCCTGGACGATGCCCGGGCGCAGTTCGCGCAGATCCAGCCGCTGCTGGGCACCTTGCCCGGCGGTGCCTATGACGGCGCCATCGCCGCGGCCCGCAGCGGGGTGCTGACCATTTTCGCTGCCGGCAACGACTACAACCTGAACAACCCCGATGCGATTGCCGGGCTGGGCTATTTCGTTCCTGAGATCACGCCCAACTGGATGACCGTGGCGGCGTTGCAGCAAAACCCCGACACCAGCAGCGCCAACCCTTACGTCATCAGCACCTTCTCGTCCCGTTGCGGCTATACCGCAAGCTTCTGCGTCTCGGCCCCCGGCACGCGCATCTACAGCGCGGTGATTGGCGGCACCAGCCTGGCCGACCTGACCCAGGGCTACGCCAACAAGAACGGCACCTCCATGGCCGCGCCCCATGCCGCGGGCGCGGCGGCGGTGCTGATGGAGCGCTTCCCGTACATGAGCGGCGCGCAGATCGCCAGCGTGCTGCGCACCACCGCCACCGACATGGGCGCGCCGGGCATCGACAGCTTGTACGGCTGGGGCATGATCAACCTGGACAAGGGGATTCGTGGCCCGGGGATGTTGGTCACCGAGCAGGATATTCCCGAGGAGTTTCGCATCGCCGGCGGCTACGGCCCGAGCCAGTTCGTGGCTGACTTGCCCGGTATCGGCGCGCAGGTGGACG
The window above is part of the Pseudomonas muyukensis genome. Proteins encoded here:
- the eprS gene encoding autotransporter serine peptidase EprS translates to MDVRCNRLKTLTATLCLAFTPALPLAAAAAYQETGRAGDPASWRSAEYQQDWGLERMQASQAYAAGITGAGVSIGALDSGFDAAHPEASPGRFHPVTATGQYLDGTPFTVSGVLNGANDSHGTHVTGTMGAARDGVGMHGVAFEAQVYVGNTNKNDKFLFGTDPDPRYFKAAYDALVDAGARAINNSWGSQPKDVSYQSLEGLRAAYAQHYQQNTWLDAAGDVARRGVINVFSAGNSGYANASVRSALPYFQPELEGHWLAVSGLDKNNQQKYNQCGIAKYWCLATPGAAITSTVPGGGYATYNGTSMASPHATGALALVMQRYPYLNNQQALEVLLTTARQLDGAPTQGPSERVGWGVPDLGRALHGPGQLLGEFNVNLGRGQGDSWSNGISDQALAQRQAEDAAERQAWQQTLKARGWEQGLGAEASQQDRSDYALGMARDAAAAQRVYQGSLVKAGAGWLELSGDSSYRGPTRVDGGLLVVNGSLQSAVTVNAAGTLGGSGRVAALTASAGGVVAPGNSIGTLNVAGNLDLQPGSTYRVELSPTASDRLLVGGQARVAGANLSLVAEARPNLLAAGPVASLVGRQFDILQAAGGVDGRFAQVQSGYLFLGTMLDYSANGVQLGLARSAATFDSVGATANQRASGGAVERLGPGNPVYESLLLSTSLDQARDGLRQLAGEIYPALDSMLLSQGAVLREALGERVQADALQANTTSSETGASQLWLKGLGSWGRIEGVQGTESYTSSLGGLLLGLDRDLDAQTRAGLAAGYSDSSLGMGASHSRATVDSYHLGGYVRHDIDQLRLSLGGSYSWHRAEVRRDLAYAEVSGRQRARVDARSQQLFAEAAYRLALPAVQLEPFANLTYQHLQRDGFHEKGDAAALHAGDEQRDAWLSTLGLRGRQQWQLGPQQDLQLAASLGWQHRLSGTQDSEHLAFAGSDQAFRVHTAPALRDAALVGLQARLGLARDLDLSLDYQGRLASREQQHGAGLSLQWRF